The genomic interval CCGCCAATTTCCTCCACCTGGAGCGCATGGTGAAATTCCTCATGTGGTCGCGCGGCGGATACCGGGTCTATGTGGATGGTCCTGCCGACTTGGGGACACAATTGCAGCGACACTTCACCGACACGGCCACCGGACGGTTTGATGCCGACATCATGGGCACCCGCATTTACGAACATCCCTTTGAAGTCGTCCTGACGCGGGACCTGCCCAGGGAACACGCCGCCACCATGCCGTTGGGGCGGCACCTCGACGGCTGCCGCATCGGCTTCGATCTCGGCGGCAGCGACCGCAAAGTGGCGGCGGTGATTGATGGCAATGTGGTCTTCAGCGAAGAAACCGTTTGGGACCCATATCATCAGCCGGACCCGCAATATCATTTCGACGGCATCATGGACTCGCTCCGCAAAGCGGCGGCCCACCTGCCCAAAGTGGAAGCCATCGGCGGCAGTGCCGCCGGCGTCTATGTGAACAACCAGGTCAAAGTGGCCTCGCTGTTCCGGGGTGTGCCGGCGGATGTATTCCAGAAGCGCGTCAAGCGCATGTTCTTTGACGTGCAAAAGGCGTGGGGCGGCATCCCGCTGGAAGTGGTGAACGATGGTGAAGTGACCGCGCTGGCCGGCTCCATGTCGGCGGGCCGCAACGGAGTGCTCGGCTTGGCGCTGGGGACCAGCCAGGCCGCCGGCTACGTCAACAACGAGGGCAACATCACCTCGTGGCTGAATGAACTGGCCTTTGCACCGGTGGATTACGCCCCCCAAGCGCCGTGCGACGAATGGAGCGGCGATGCCGGTTGCGGCGTGCAATATTTCTCCCAACAGGCAGTGGGGCGGCTGCTTGCTCCCGCCGGGATTTCCCTGCCAGCGGAGCTGCCCCTGCCCAAGAAACTCAAGGAAGTGCAGAAGCTCATGGAACAAGGAGACCGCCGTACCCACAAAATCTTTGAGACCATCGGCGTTTATCTCGGGTACGCCATTGCGCATTATGCCGAATTGTACGCATTCCAGAACGTCCTGATTCTGGGGCGCGTCACCAGCGGTTGTGGCGGGGAAATCATCCTGTTCCAAGCCCGGCACGTGTTGGATACAGAATTTCGGGACTTATCGCAACACGTCACTTTGATGACGCCGGATGAAAAAGACAAACGCCACGGCCAA from Verrucomicrobiota bacterium carries:
- a CDS encoding ROK family protein, coding for MSTTIPADLFNQAIPAVKPRLDPAFRPAVLVNRVFRRLARESGAGVPVRLALEQADGSVFHHATEILPAAHPLAAANFLHLERMVKFLMWSRGGYRVYVDGPADLGTQLQRHFTDTATGRFDADIMGTRIYEHPFEVVLTRDLPREHAATMPLGRHLDGCRIGFDLGGSDRKVAAVIDGNVVFSEETVWDPYHQPDPQYHFDGIMDSLRKAAAHLPKVEAIGGSAAGVYVNNQVKVASLFRGVPADVFQKRVKRMFFDVQKAWGGIPLEVVNDGEVTALAGSMSAGRNGVLGLALGTSQAAGYVNNEGNITSWLNELAFAPVDYAPQAPCDEWSGDAGCGVQYFSQQAVGRLLAPAGISLPAELPLPKKLKEVQKLMEQGDRRTHKIFETIGVYLGYAIAHYAELYAFQNVLILGRVTSGCGGEIILFQARHVLDTEFRDLSQHVTLMTPDEKDKRHGQAIAAASLPKIQRA